The Bacteroidota bacterium genome includes the window TGTTCATTAAAAAACAGAATATCAATATCTAAAATTCTCTCACCCCATTTTTCATATCTCACTCTTCCTGCTTTATTTTCTATTTCATTAAGTCTTTTTAACAATTCTTGAGGGGATAATTTTGTTTCAACAAATAGTGCTTGATTTAAAAACTCCGGTTGGTCTGTTTTACCCCAAGGGTCGGTTTTATATATCCTTGAAGTCAATAAAATCTTTCCTATTTGTTCATTAATTAATGGTATAGCTTTTTCGAGATTAGAAAAACGATTCCCAAGATTAGTTCCAAGTGATAGATAGACTTTATTCAAAATCATTTCTATTATTTAAAAAATGTTAATTGTTTTCATATTTGAAAATTCTTTTAATCCTACATCTGAGAGCTCTCTCCCAAATCCTGATTTTTTCGTTCCTCCAAATGGGAGTCGAGGGTCAGATTTTACCATTCCATTAATAGCTACTGTTCCCACCATAATTTTTCTCGCTAACATTTTTGCTTTTTCAATATCCTTTGTCCATAATGAAGCACCCAATCCAAGTTCGGTATTATTTGCAAGCAAAATCGCTTCTTCATCATTCTCTACTTTAAAAACAGGAGTTACAGGACCAAATGTTTCTTCACTAAACAATGGCATTCCCTCTTTAATGTCAGTTATCAGAGTAGCTTTGTAAAAATTACTAGCTTTTTCTAATCTTTCTCCTCCGACTACAATTTTTGCTCCCTGCTTAACTGATTTGTTAACTTGCTCCTCAAGTTCAGCAATTAAAGTCTTAGTTGCAATAGGACCTATATCCGTACTACTTTCCATTGGGTTTCCAATAGATAACTTTTCAATTTTACTTAGATATTTTTTTACAAATTCATCAAAAATATTTTTGTGAACAATAAATCTTTTTGCCGCAATGCAACTTTGACCGCTATTGTTCATTCGTGAAGAAACACCTACTTCAACAGCAGTATCAACATCAGCATCATGAAGCAAAATAAATGAATCATTACCACCTAGTTCTAAAATACTTTTTTTAATATTTTTGCCTGCGGCTTGTGCAACCATCGAACCAGCATATTCACTACCTGTGAGCGTTACTCCCCAAACATAATCACTTTCAATTACTTTTTCAGATTGTTTGTAATTAATAAATAAATTTTGAAAAACGCCTTTAGGTACTCCTGCTTTTAAAACAACTTCTTCAATTTTCTGAGCAGATCCCGGAACATTTGATGCATGCTTTAAAACTGCTGCATTTCCTAAAATCAAATTTGGAATTAAAAATCTAAAAACTTGCCAATAAGGAAAATTCCATGGCATAACTGCATAAATAATTCCCATTGGTTCATAAACGACATAGCTTTCTTTTGCATTACTTTTATAAACTTCTTTACTCAACAATTGCTCTGCATTTTCGCAATAGTAATTGCACAATAAAATGCTTTTCTCTATTTCTGCTCTTGCCTGTGTTATTGGTTTGCCCATTTCAAGGGTAATATTCTTTGCATGCACTTCCAAATCATTCTTTAGATGTTTGGCAATTTTCTTCACATACAAAATTCTATCTTTTAGCTCTAATGCAGACCATTTTTTAAACTGTTTATTCCCTAGTTCAAGCTTTTCATTTAGTTCGCTGTTACTAATTGTTTTATACTCTTTAAATATTTTCCCATTTACAGGATTTATTGATTTATAACTCATTTTTTAATAATCTTTTAAGTCGTTGTACTAATTTTCTTTGTAATTAATTCTTCAATCCATTCAAATAAATCATCTGGTTTTAATGACCGCCAATTAGCTTTATCAAATCTTTCTTCAAACATAATGTAGTAATCAATATTATTAGTGATAAATTCATTAACAACGTGATCTCTAAAATTAATTCCAACTATCCATCCGTCATCAATTTCATCAAACCACTCAGCATAATAATCATCCATATCGCAATGTAAATTCATAACATTTTCTCCGATTAAGATAAATTTATTTATCCCTTTTTCAGCTAAAACATCAGTTACATTACTTTTAAGGTACATTATATCATTTGTGATGCAATCATTCCATTCACCTATCAATTCAATAATTGCATAATTTTTATTGTAATCCGCATAAATAATTTTCAGATACAAAGTAGAAGACCCGAATTCGTCCCACTGTGGGTGGATACAATAATTATAAACTGTATTTTTAAATCCAAATTCACTATATTCACGTTGATAGAAAGGCGAATTTTCATCTTCCTCAGAAACATAATAATAACGCCACATAAAAAATGGTTCTATCTCGTGCATAGCAAAAATAAATTTTAAAGCAAATTTAAATGGAATTTCAGCTATTCCCTAATTGAATTTGTAGAAATTTAAAAACAAGTTGTAAAATTCTGTTTTAAAAAAAGACAAAAAAAAATCCTGCCGTTTAAAACGACAGGATTTTTGTATTATTAATTATCTTAACTATTTGCTAAGAACAATTCTCTTAAGTATTGTTTTACTTGAAGTTTGAACTTTAACCATGTAAACACCGGCTGCTTCATTACTCATATCAACTTCAAATTTTTCTGAAGTTAAAAGTCCTCTGTTTACTACAGTTATCTCTTTTCCTAGCATATCAACAACGTTAATAACTACTTCTTCTTTAGTTGAAAGTGTAACATCAATTACAAACTTAGATTTTGTTGGGTTTGGATAAACTTCAACTTTTGTATTAGAAGCTTCCTCAACACCAATGTTTGTATGTACAACTTTTACAAGACGTACAATTGAGGCACAATCGTTATTTGAAGGATCAGTTGCTGTATAAATAACTTTGTAAAGTCCTTCAAAATTAACATCAACATTACTAAATGTATCAATAATTAGTTCTGACTCAGGATAATAATTATCAACTACATTATAACCTTTGTCAGTGTATGCTGTCCATCTTTCAACAGAAGTATAATCGTCTCCTATCAATGTAAGTTCAGCACATTTGATGTCAACTACGTTCACAACTCTTGCAATCATTGAGCTTGTATTTCCAGCTGCATCTTTTACATAGTAGAAAATTGAGAATAATCCAATTG containing:
- the folK gene encoding 2-amino-4-hydroxy-6-hydroxymethyldihydropteridine diphosphokinase, producing the protein MILNKVYLSLGTNLGNRFSNLEKAIPLINEQIGKILLTSRIYKTDPWGKTDQPEFLNQALFVETKLSPQELLKRLNEIENKAGRVRYEKWGERILDIDILFFNEQIINTENLIIPHTNIQNRKFVLLPLSEISNGFVHPLLKKEISELLEECTDNLSVNIVDKKLIKN
- a CDS encoding NAD-dependent succinate-semialdehyde dehydrogenase, whose amino-acid sequence is MSYKSINPVNGKIFKEYKTISNSELNEKLELGNKQFKKWSALELKDRILYVKKIAKHLKNDLEVHAKNITLEMGKPITQARAEIEKSILLCNYYCENAEQLLSKEVYKSNAKESYVVYEPMGIIYAVMPWNFPYWQVFRFLIPNLILGNAAVLKHASNVPGSAQKIEEVVLKAGVPKGVFQNLFINYKQSEKVIESDYVWGVTLTGSEYAGSMVAQAAGKNIKKSILELGGNDSFILLHDADVDTAVEVGVSSRMNNSGQSCIAAKRFIVHKNIFDEFVKKYLSKIEKLSIGNPMESSTDIGPIATKTLIAELEEQVNKSVKQGAKIVVGGERLEKASNFYKATLITDIKEGMPLFSEETFGPVTPVFKVENDEEAILLANNTELGLGASLWTKDIEKAKMLARKIMVGTVAINGMVKSDPRLPFGGTKKSGFGRELSDVGLKEFSNMKTINIF